From the Chloroflexia bacterium SDU3-3 genome, one window contains:
- a CDS encoding redoxin domain-containing protein → MESYYTLLGVAPDASAEQIERAYSRERQRYSLEHIEDMGEDFAQIAQQRLAAIEQAHRTLADPQARAAYDAGGQQPARERSSLSRRELAMLVGGAAVGLALIMVVWVFAGRSTTRTISMVKMEKPAPAFELNDIEGRPLRLDSYFGQGKVVLVNFWYSKCAPCEAETPALQQTYQKLSDQGLVVIGVNVRGNEQNGPAGEQDVKNFVSRYGVTYPIVYDEQGAVGRSYQVLPLPSSFFIDPAGTIRYASYTSLTAQDVERVFNELQQHTAAMR, encoded by the coding sequence ATGGAAAGCTATTACACACTGCTTGGCGTCGCACCCGACGCCAGCGCCGAGCAGATCGAGCGCGCCTATAGCCGCGAGCGCCAGCGCTATAGCCTAGAGCATATCGAAGACATGGGCGAGGATTTCGCCCAGATCGCCCAGCAGCGGCTGGCCGCCATCGAGCAGGCCCACCGCACCCTGGCCGACCCGCAGGCCCGCGCCGCCTACGACGCGGGCGGCCAGCAGCCCGCCCGCGAGCGCAGCAGCCTCAGCCGCCGCGAGCTGGCCATGCTGGTGGGCGGGGCCGCCGTGGGGCTGGCGCTGATCATGGTGGTGTGGGTGTTCGCCGGGCGCAGCACCACGCGCACCATCAGCATGGTGAAGATGGAGAAGCCCGCGCCCGCCTTCGAGCTGAACGATATCGAGGGCAGGCCGCTGCGGCTCGACAGCTACTTTGGCCAGGGCAAGGTGGTGCTGGTGAACTTCTGGTATAGCAAGTGCGCCCCCTGCGAGGCCGAAACGCCCGCGCTGCAGCAGACATACCAGAAACTTTCGGATCAGGGACTCGTAGTAATTGGCGTGAATGTGCGTGGCAACGAGCAGAATGGCCCCGCTGGCGAGCAAGATGTGAAGAACTTTGTCAGCCGCTACGGCGTGACATACCCTATCGTCTACGACGAGCAAGGCGCGGTCGGGCGGTCGTACCAAGTGCTCCCGCTCCCTTCCAGCTTCTTCATCGACCCAGCGGGCACCATTCGCTACGCGAGCTATACATCACTGACCGCCCAAGATGTGGAGCGCGTTTTCAACGAGCTTCAGCAGCATACCGCCGCTATGCGCTGA
- a CDS encoding DnaJ domain-containing protein — MRVDDYYEILQVHPKADADAIRAAYERMLDRYSAARLEGAADELVSLARQKRDDIERAYAVLADPQRRARYDDELALAPADELGEDEETLDYRPLPPAGRAERPRDIDRAQRRASPGGAAGGRLAQVNPALVVFGILAAVALIATAAFLISGQQPGTLLDAQPTATPTVDFNQFESEIAAAEAAAKQSPTDPDKWVDYGNVLYNSAEIVREFQPDSQLYQQRISRWLEATEAYSQALALDPQDSAVRADYGMSSCFYGAGTGSKDYVQRGLAAVQQAAQQLPSDPRVQISLGFCLISDDPPRVSEAMAAWVKVRETQPADSSFGRQAQQMIEQYSK; from the coding sequence GTGCGTGTGGACGACTACTACGAGATCTTGCAGGTTCACCCCAAGGCCGACGCCGACGCCATCCGCGCCGCCTACGAGCGCATGCTCGACCGCTACAGCGCCGCCCGGCTCGAAGGTGCCGCCGACGAACTGGTGTCGCTGGCCCGCCAGAAGCGCGACGACATCGAGCGGGCCTACGCGGTGCTGGCCGACCCGCAGCGCCGCGCCCGCTACGACGACGAGCTGGCCCTGGCCCCCGCCGATGAGCTGGGCGAGGACGAGGAGACCCTCGACTACCGCCCGCTGCCGCCTGCGGGCCGCGCCGAGCGCCCGCGCGACATCGACCGCGCACAGCGCCGGGCCAGCCCAGGCGGGGCAGCGGGCGGTCGGCTGGCCCAGGTCAACCCGGCCCTAGTGGTATTCGGCATCCTGGCGGCGGTAGCGCTGATCGCCACGGCGGCCTTCCTGATCAGCGGGCAGCAGCCCGGCACGCTGCTAGATGCCCAGCCCACCGCCACGCCCACCGTCGACTTCAACCAGTTCGAATCGGAGATCGCCGCCGCCGAGGCCGCTGCCAAGCAAAGCCCGACCGACCCCGACAAGTGGGTGGATTACGGCAACGTGCTCTACAACAGCGCCGAGATCGTGCGCGAGTTCCAGCCCGACAGCCAGCTCTACCAGCAGCGCATCTCGCGCTGGCTGGAGGCCACCGAGGCCTACAGCCAAGCCCTGGCGCTCGACCCGCAGGACAGCGCCGTGCGCGCCGACTACGGCATGAGCTCGTGCTTCTATGGCGCTGGCACGGGCAGCAAGGACTATGTGCAGCGCGGCCTTGCGGCGGTGCAGCAGGCCGCCCAGCAGCTGCCCAGCGACCCACGCGTGCAGATCAGCCTGGGCTTCTGCCTGATCAGCGACGACCCGCCGCGCGTCAGCGAGGCCATGGCCGCATGGGTGAAGGTGCGTGAGACCCAGCCCGCCGACTCGTCGTTCGGGCGGCAGGCCCAGCAGATGATCGAGCAGTACAGCAAGTAG
- a CDS encoding cytochrome C biogenesis protein: MYLLGTIIILIAIAAALLASVSYGLVTRGNTAMLPYGRIGTRVALGAVLAVVALLAYLFVNQRYDIDYVYNYSSKDLEMAFRVAALWAGQPGSFVVWALWGLVAAQLLIRRTRQNEPYVMSVLMLIQAGLLVFMLVRNPFVPYTENGVMLSPPDGKGLNPTLHNLWMIIHPPILFVGYALIALPFSFAIAGLWRRDYDGWVRDALPWALAAWAFLGLALLLGGYWAYETLGWGGYWGWDPVENSALVPWLTTTALIHSMLMQRTHGGLRKTNFALAVLSFVLVFYASFLTRTGVLSSFSVHSFVAEGLKTIMTSALVLIIIAGVAALAWRWRDIPSKPISEKLLSRDSFFVLSIIGLLVIAAVILLGTSMPIISGIPGIGAGLQQALGSMFQLDDGTTYGGVGTTPFQDGRFGLVGSFYTTTVPPLGLILTTLLIVGPLLGWRDTNVRAMARALRWPGAVAVVVMCASIGLVAWSGRELQPISLLYLGLVTFAAGTNLVMIIRTVRGGWMRIGGYLAHVGLMLLLAGVVGSSAYATPDQTVVIPEGQKVSALGYDYVFEGWFETPDGKGKMDLSIQQNGQEVFRAQPQLYFNNRMGATMATPAVRSELFRDLYISPVEWQPARDQNKAIMGKGETKSIGPYKITFVDFDAQMAHVDTEAKVAAQIKVEYQGQTIDASPAITLTPGEVDMSKAIQMKPVDLPGGHPIVLENVDPNQMQAIFRIDGLNLPTDPQTAVVTVSLKPGIVLVWAGVLVGVAGGLLAMVRRTLEGRAKQRGVPAAGPQGSVPGVASTFTAE; this comes from the coding sequence ATGTACCTGCTTGGTACGATCATCATCCTGATCGCCATCGCCGCCGCGCTGCTGGCCTCGGTGAGCTACGGCCTGGTGACGCGCGGCAACACCGCCATGCTGCCCTACGGGCGCATCGGCACCCGCGTGGCGCTGGGCGCGGTGCTGGCGGTGGTGGCCCTGCTGGCCTACCTGTTCGTCAACCAGCGCTACGACATCGACTACGTCTACAACTACTCGTCGAAAGACCTGGAGATGGCCTTCCGCGTGGCCGCGCTGTGGGCCGGGCAGCCGGGGTCGTTCGTGGTATGGGCGCTGTGGGGCCTGGTGGCCGCGCAGCTGCTCATCCGCCGCACGCGCCAGAACGAGCCGTATGTGATGAGCGTGCTCATGCTCATCCAGGCCGGGCTGCTGGTCTTCATGCTGGTGCGCAACCCCTTCGTGCCCTACACCGAGAACGGCGTGATGCTCTCGCCGCCCGATGGCAAGGGCCTGAACCCCACCCTGCACAACCTGTGGATGATCATCCACCCGCCCATCCTGTTCGTGGGCTACGCGCTGATCGCCCTGCCGTTCTCGTTCGCGATCGCCGGGCTGTGGCGGCGCGACTACGACGGCTGGGTGCGCGACGCGCTGCCCTGGGCGCTGGCGGCCTGGGCCTTCCTGGGGCTGGCCCTGCTGCTGGGCGGCTACTGGGCCTACGAGACGCTGGGCTGGGGCGGCTACTGGGGCTGGGATCCGGTGGAGAACTCGGCGCTGGTGCCCTGGCTCACCACCACCGCGCTCATCCACTCCATGCTCATGCAGCGCACCCACGGCGGCCTGCGCAAGACCAATTTCGCGCTGGCGGTGCTCTCGTTTGTGCTGGTGTTCTACGCCAGCTTCCTCACCCGCACCGGCGTGCTCTCGTCGTTCTCGGTGCACTCGTTCGTGGCCGAGGGCCTGAAGACGATCATGACCTCGGCGCTGGTGCTGATCATCATCGCGGGCGTGGCGGCGCTGGCATGGCGCTGGCGCGACATCCCATCCAAGCCGATCTCCGAGAAGCTGCTCTCGCGCGATAGCTTCTTCGTGCTGTCGATCATCGGCCTGCTGGTGATCGCCGCCGTCATCCTGCTGGGCACATCCATGCCGATCATCTCGGGCATCCCGGGCATCGGCGCGGGGCTTCAGCAGGCGCTCGGCTCTATGTTCCAGCTGGATGACGGCACCACCTACGGCGGCGTCGGCACCACGCCATTCCAGGATGGCCGCTTCGGGCTGGTGGGCAGCTTCTACACCACCACCGTGCCGCCGCTGGGCCTCATCCTCACCACCCTGCTGATCGTGGGGCCGCTGCTGGGCTGGCGCGACACCAACGTGCGCGCCATGGCTAGGGCGCTGCGCTGGCCGGGCGCGGTGGCCGTGGTGGTGATGTGCGCCAGCATCGGCCTAGTGGCCTGGTCGGGCCGCGAGCTTCAGCCGATATCGCTGCTGTACCTGGGCCTGGTCACCTTCGCCGCTGGCACCAACCTGGTGATGATCATCCGCACCGTGCGCGGCGGCTGGATGCGGATCGGCGGCTACCTGGCCCACGTGGGCCTGATGCTGCTGCTGGCCGGCGTGGTCGGCTCCTCGGCCTACGCCACCCCCGATCAGACCGTGGTGATCCCCGAGGGCCAGAAGGTGAGCGCCCTGGGCTACGACTATGTGTTCGAGGGCTGGTTCGAGACGCCAGACGGCAAGGGCAAGATGGACCTCTCCATCCAGCAGAACGGCCAAGAGGTCTTCCGCGCCCAGCCGCAGCTCTACTTCAACAACCGCATGGGCGCGACCATGGCCACACCCGCCGTGCGCAGCGAGCTGTTCCGCGACCTCTACATCTCGCCGGTCGAATGGCAGCCCGCCCGCGACCAGAACAAGGCGATCATGGGCAAGGGCGAGACCAAGTCGATCGGGCCGTACAAAATCACCTTCGTCGACTTCGACGCCCAGATGGCCCACGTGGACACCGAGGCCAAGGTGGCGGCCCAGATCAAGGTCGAGTACCAGGGCCAGACCATCGACGCCAGCCCGGCGATCACGCTCACCCCCGGCGAGGTCGACATGTCCAAGGCCATCCAGATGAAGCCGGTGGATCTGCCCGGCGGCCACCCGATCGTGCTGGAGAACGTGGACCCCAACCAGATGCAGGCGATCTTCCGCATCGACGGGCTGAACCTGCCGACCGACCCGCAGACGGCGGTGGTGACGGTGAGCCTGAAGCCCGGCATTGTGCTGGTGTGGGCAGGCGTGCTGGTGGGTGTGGCGGGCGGGCTGCTGGCCATGGTGCGCCGCACGCTGGAGGGACGCGCCAAGCAGCGCGGCGTGCCCGCCGCTGGCCCCCAGGGCAGCGTGCCCGGCGTGGCCAGCACCTTCACCGCCGAGTAG
- a CDS encoding cytochrome c maturation protein CcmE: protein MATAPIERPRISIKPLHLIGFAMIALAIGLGWAGLQSAFRPYTTSIAEAEASARSVQLKGFLGTTGGYDAQNNFVFDLQDETGKLVKVIYPKPRPSNFEQAVSIVVIGHYDAQKQAFLADDMLVQCPSKYQEMEGQHPEGIKVNPTN from the coding sequence ATGGCAACCGCACCCATCGAGCGACCACGCATCAGCATCAAGCCGCTGCACCTGATCGGCTTCGCCATGATCGCCCTGGCCATCGGCCTGGGCTGGGCCGGGCTGCAGAGCGCCTTCCGCCCCTACACCACCAGCATCGCCGAGGCCGAGGCCAGCGCCCGCAGCGTGCAGCTCAAGGGCTTCCTGGGCACCACCGGCGGCTACGACGCCCAGAACAACTTCGTGTTCGACCTGCAGGATGAGACCGGCAAGCTGGTGAAGGTGATCTACCCCAAGCCGCGCCCGTCCAACTTCGAGCAGGCCGTGAGCATCGTGGTGATCGGCCACTATGACGCGCAGAAGCAGGCCTTCCTGGCCGACGACATGCTGGTGCAGTGCCCATCCAAGTACCAGGAGATGGAGGGCCAGCACCCCGAAGGTATCAAGGTAAACCCGACCAACTAG
- a CDS encoding CcmD family protein, giving the protein MGDFLANPSIAIYTSLAVALVVWLAIFVYLWRIDGQARELRRKIEQAPTAEPAAPRATLETRTPTEAKS; this is encoded by the coding sequence ATGGGCGACTTTCTAGCTAACCCAAGCATCGCAATCTACACATCGCTGGCCGTGGCGCTGGTGGTGTGGCTGGCGATCTTCGTCTACCTGTGGCGGATCGACGGGCAGGCCCGCGAGCTGCGTCGCAAGATCGAGCAGGCCCCCACCGCCGAGCCAGCCGCCCCACGGGCCACCCTGGAGACCCGCACGCCCACCGAGGCCAAGAGCTAG
- a CDS encoding cytochrome C biogenesis protein gives MTVTQTRAAPAGPHSPSLGERAAQVAKLILGLWMAGVIIAMFALIPQYEGLGEAGRIVIIHVPTAWVTSLAFTVSGVFSALYLLRRRPAHDAYAVAAAEVGFLFCILATVTGAIFAQIAWGVFWNWDPRETSILVLLLIYAAYFALRSAIDDDTRRRRLSSAYNLFALVTMPFLLFIAPRLADSSLHPNCAFLQGSKCSGVVLNLNGAKIGQLGDNVIELKGLREDQGMVRAEVEVRTPGAPAQQLSPTFDPGPRKPADRPTFAGQQFLLALEDADVAAGTAKLNIEAPGTGTLNNVRTLLTFFASIIGFTGLFVWLMTLRARLLLGAEWLAQRERAHGRLSS, from the coding sequence ATGACAGTCACGCAGACACGTGCGGCCCCCGCAGGCCCGCACAGCCCTAGCCTCGGCGAGCGGGCGGCCCAGGTGGCCAAGCTGATCTTGGGCCTCTGGATGGCCGGGGTCATCATCGCCATGTTCGCGCTCATCCCGCAGTACGAGGGGCTGGGCGAGGCCGGTCGGATCGTGATCATCCACGTGCCCACGGCCTGGGTCACCTCGCTGGCCTTCACCGTCTCGGGCGTGTTCAGCGCGCTCTACCTGCTGCGCCGCCGCCCCGCCCACGACGCCTACGCCGTGGCTGCCGCCGAGGTAGGCTTCCTCTTCTGCATCCTGGCCACTGTCACCGGCGCGATCTTCGCGCAGATCGCCTGGGGCGTGTTCTGGAACTGGGACCCGCGCGAGACCTCCATCCTGGTGCTGCTGCTGATCTACGCGGCCTACTTCGCGCTGCGCTCGGCCATCGACGACGACACCCGCAGGCGGCGGCTCTCCTCGGCCTACAACCTGTTCGCCCTGGTGACCATGCCCTTCCTGCTGTTCATCGCGCCGCGCCTGGCCGACAGCTCGCTTCACCCCAACTGCGCCTTCCTGCAGGGCAGCAAGTGCAGCGGCGTGGTGCTGAACCTGAACGGCGCGAAGATCGGCCAGCTGGGCGACAACGTGATCGAGCTGAAGGGCCTGCGCGAGGACCAGGGCATGGTGCGCGCCGAGGTGGAGGTGCGCACTCCAGGCGCGCCCGCCCAGCAGCTGTCCCCCACCTTCGACCCCGGCCCGCGCAAGCCCGCCGACCGCCCCACCTTCGCCGGGCAGCAGTTTCTGCTGGCCCTGGAGGACGCCGACGTGGCCGCTGGCACCGCCAAGCTGAACATCGAGGCCCCCGGCACCGGAACCCTGAACAATGTCCGCACGCTGCTGACCTTCTTCGCATCCATCATTGGCTTCACCGGCCTATTTGTCTGGCTCATGACGCTGCGCGCCCGCCTGCTGCTTGGCGCGGAGTGGCTGGCCCAGCGGGAGAGAGCACATGGGCGACTTTCTAGCTAA
- a CDS encoding sigma-70 family RNA polymerase sigma factor — MSMWSRALKRQTAESEPVDWDAVYAEQLPRVYNFFRYRFGDSALAEDLTAATFEKAWVARERYRSDLGAFSTWLFTIAQRVGIDHLRARRDEAPLEAAHGHAAPGSPEEEAQRRSDMARLGELLAGLAERERELVAMKYGASLNNRMIAQLTGLSESNVGSILHRVTKRLRAAWDEEK, encoded by the coding sequence ATGAGCATGTGGTCGCGCGCACTGAAGCGACAAACGGCCGAGAGCGAGCCGGTCGATTGGGACGCGGTGTACGCCGAGCAGCTGCCGCGCGTCTACAACTTCTTCCGCTACCGCTTCGGCGATAGCGCGCTGGCCGAGGATCTGACCGCCGCCACCTTCGAGAAGGCCTGGGTGGCCCGCGAGCGCTACCGCAGCGATCTGGGCGCGTTTTCCACATGGCTGTTCACCATCGCCCAGCGCGTGGGCATCGACCACCTGCGGGCGCGCCGCGACGAGGCCCCGCTGGAGGCCGCCCACGGCCACGCCGCCCCCGGCAGCCCCGAGGAGGAGGCCCAGCGCCGCAGCGATATGGCGCGGCTGGGCGAACTGCTGGCGGGCCTGGCCGAGCGCGAGCGCGAGCTGGTGGCCATGAAGTACGGCGCATCGCTCAACAACCGCATGATCGCCCAGCTGACCGGGCTGAGCGAGAGCAACGTGGGCAGCATTTTGCACCGCGTGACCAAGCGGCTGCGCGCCGCGTGGGACGAGGAGAAGTAG
- a CDS encoding heme ABC transporter permease CcmB — translation MEQTQATHTPHHAEPALWPAAWAVFRKDMRAELRTRYAINALLLFAVSSVIAISLGVGPIAPLANTDLPMIHAALLWLALLFAAFTGLARAFVQEEESRTALALRLAAPPLAVFVGKLLFNLVLLLALDVVTAPLFVAMLRVRVGNPGLLIALLLAGNLALVASTTLIAAIIARASAKGALFAVLSFPIIIPPMAIAIRGTALALQGETWAGGLGSIQVLLAFTLALVVASLFLFRSVWEA, via the coding sequence ATGGAGCAGACCCAGGCAACCCACACGCCGCACCACGCCGAGCCTGCGCTCTGGCCCGCCGCGTGGGCGGTCTTCCGCAAAGACATGCGCGCCGAGCTGCGCACCCGTTACGCCATCAACGCGCTGCTGCTGTTCGCCGTCAGCAGCGTGATCGCGATCAGCCTGGGCGTGGGGCCGATAGCGCCGCTGGCCAACACCGACCTGCCCATGATCCATGCCGCGCTGCTGTGGCTGGCGCTGCTGTTCGCGGCCTTCACCGGGCTGGCCCGCGCCTTCGTGCAGGAGGAGGAGAGCCGCACGGCGCTGGCGCTGCGGCTGGCCGCGCCGCCGCTGGCCGTGTTCGTGGGCAAGCTGCTGTTCAACCTAGTGCTGCTGCTGGCGCTGGATGTGGTGACCGCGCCGCTGTTCGTGGCCATGCTGCGCGTGCGGGTGGGCAACCCCGGCCTGCTGATCGCGCTGCTGCTGGCGGGCAATCTGGCACTGGTGGCCTCCACCACCCTGATCGCGGCAATCATCGCGCGGGCCAGCGCCAAGGGCGCGCTGTTCGCCGTGCTGTCCTTCCCGATCATCATCCCGCCCATGGCGATCGCCATCCGTGGCACGGCCCTGGCGCTGCAGGGCGAGACCTGGGCGGGCGGGCTTGGCTCCATCCAGGTGCTGCTGGCCTTCACGCTGGCGCTGGTGGTGGCCTCGCTGTTCCTGTTCCGCAGCGTCTGGGAGGCCTAG
- a CDS encoding ABC transporter ATP-binding protein, with product MQLELEHVTIDYGPRRVMEHISLSLRQGEVLVVAGANGSGKSSLLRVLCGLQRPSGGSVAYIVDGARYRPEAASGLVGWVAPDLQLYRELTALENLAFFASVRGLRRGRAELERLLDEVGLGGRGDDLLATFSSGMAYRLKYAYALLHEPPVLLLDEPTVMLDERGAALVESVIQRQRQRGVAVIATNDQRELRHGDYLLRLGV from the coding sequence ATGCAGCTTGAGCTTGAGCATGTGACGATCGACTATGGCCCGCGCCGCGTGATGGAGCACATCTCGCTGAGCCTGCGCCAGGGCGAGGTGCTGGTGGTGGCTGGGGCCAATGGCAGCGGCAAAAGCTCGCTGCTGCGGGTGCTGTGCGGCCTGCAGCGCCCATCGGGCGGCAGCGTGGCCTATATTGTGGATGGGGCGCGCTACCGCCCCGAGGCGGCCAGCGGGCTGGTGGGCTGGGTCGCGCCTGACCTCCAGCTCTACCGCGAGCTGACCGCGCTGGAGAATCTGGCTTTCTTCGCCAGCGTGCGCGGGCTGCGCCGTGGCCGCGCCGAGCTAGAGCGGCTGCTGGACGAGGTGGGGCTGGGCGGTCGCGGCGACGACCTGCTGGCCACCTTCTCCTCGGGCATGGCATACCGGCTGAAGTACGCCTACGCGCTGCTGCACGAGCCGCCGGTGCTGCTGCTAGATGAGCCGACCGTGATGCTGGATGAGCGTGGCGCGGCGCTGGTCGAGTCGGTCATCCAGCGCCAGCGCCAGCGCGGCGTGGCCGTGATCGCCACCAACGACCAGCGCGAGCTGCGCCACGGCGACTATCTGCTGCGGCTGGGGGTATAG
- a CDS encoding site-2 protease family protein — MGAAIEQTEQANAAAHVSAALGGLMEIESWSWDARGSLLLRGAVGDTSAAGYRQIRARVEQVGFTPFLRRDHGQHELLAMPGVVVRTPPRLGLPALLFVLTLATVLLTGAISAHPELAASPGLLLASPGLLLGGLPFAATLMGILFAHEMGHYVVGRLRQAPVSLPYFIPIPPIPTPFGIITFTGTMGAVIVQREPMEDRRSVLEIGVAGPLAGLAVAIPLLLYGLATSPVASPTPDMLAHGYLQEGNSILYALLKYAVHGQWLPTAGGADVQLNAVAMAAWIGLLVTMINMLPVGQLDGGHVAYALLGRWADWLAYGMLALCAVLGVTQSASWLIWGAMILLIGPKHPAPLNDIEPLGFWHRALAVIGLVLFVLLFMPDPLRTVGA, encoded by the coding sequence TTGGGCGCAGCGATTGAACAGACCGAGCAGGCCAACGCCGCAGCGCATGTGAGCGCCGCGCTCGGGGGCCTGATGGAGATAGAGAGCTGGTCGTGGGATGCGCGGGGCAGCCTGCTGCTGCGTGGTGCGGTGGGCGACACCAGCGCGGCGGGCTACCGCCAGATCCGCGCGCGAGTCGAGCAGGTCGGCTTCACGCCGTTCCTGCGCCGCGACCACGGGCAGCACGAGCTGCTGGCCATGCCGGGGGTGGTGGTGCGCACGCCGCCACGGCTGGGGCTGCCCGCGCTGCTGTTCGTGCTCACCCTGGCCACGGTGCTGCTCACCGGCGCGATCAGCGCGCACCCCGAGCTGGCCGCCAGCCCAGGGCTGCTGCTGGCCAGCCCAGGGCTGCTGCTGGGCGGGCTGCCGTTCGCCGCCACGCTCATGGGCATCCTGTTTGCCCACGAGATGGGCCACTACGTGGTCGGGCGGCTGCGCCAGGCCCCGGTGAGCCTACCCTACTTCATCCCCATCCCGCCCATCCCCACGCCCTTTGGCATCATCACCTTCACCGGCACCATGGGCGCGGTGATCGTGCAGCGCGAGCCAATGGAGGATCGCCGCAGCGTGCTGGAGATCGGCGTCGCCGGGCCGCTGGCCGGGCTGGCGGTGGCCATCCCGCTGCTGCTCTACGGCCTGGCCACATCGCCCGTGGCCAGCCCCACACCCGACATGCTGGCCCACGGCTACCTGCAGGAGGGCAATTCGATCCTCTATGCCCTGCTCAAGTACGCCGTGCACGGCCAGTGGCTGCCCACGGCGGGCGGCGCGGATGTGCAGCTGAACGCCGTGGCCATGGCCGCCTGGATCGGCCTGCTGGTGACGATGATCAACATGCTGCCGGTGGGCCAGCTAGATGGCGGCCATGTGGCCTACGCGCTGCTGGGGCGCTGGGCCGACTGGCTGGCCTACGGCATGCTGGCGCTGTGCGCGGTGCTGGGCGTGACCCAGAGCGCCAGCTGGCTGATCTGGGGCGCGATGATCCTGCTGATCGGGCCGAAGCACCCCGCCCCGCTCAACGACATCGAGCCGCTGGGGTTCTGGCACCGCGCGCTGGCCGTGATCGGGCTGGTGCTGTTTGTGCTGCTGTTTATGCCCGATCCGCTTCGCACCGTGGGAGCCTGA
- a CDS encoding HAMP domain-containing protein: MSLRQRLTISYISFFAAALIVLDIGLYLLVCQAMMSSVDNELRLGAQLVQQDFTTSNESFQVYYGPRRLLPPPSISDFGGTNLFVQIYRQDGERVALSSNMPESLVPDLELDSKSFQAAMGNTAVAHTALHGTVRMREWVMPLTFRGEVVGVIQVVRSMREIDEVLQLFAYSLLGGGLIVLIAAARGGAWLTSAAFMPINEIADTTQSIVRAEDLTRRVPVPVAQDELHRLTLTINDMLARLDQQFQAQRRFIADVSHELRTPLAAMRGNIEVLDRGAARDPALLSESLADMRSEVNRLIRLVNDLLLLAQSESGLEMRHEPVELDTLLLEVHRELRPLALGVTLRLGSEDQVSVMGDRDRLKQALLNLAVNAIQHTPSGGSVTLNLASQGEFAAISVVDTGYGIAPEDLPHIFERFYRADQARTRVRGGAGLGLSLVHWIADAHGGTVSVESTMGAGSTFTLRIPRIPTPLAIVVDDEAEI, translated from the coding sequence ATCTCGCTCCGCCAGCGCCTGACGATCTCCTACATTAGCTTCTTCGCAGCCGCCCTGATTGTCCTCGATATCGGCCTCTACCTGCTGGTCTGCCAGGCGATGATGAGCAGCGTGGACAACGAGCTGCGGCTGGGCGCGCAGCTGGTGCAGCAGGATTTCACCACCAGCAACGAGTCGTTCCAGGTCTACTATGGGCCGCGCCGCTTGCTGCCGCCGCCCTCGATCAGCGATTTCGGCGGCACCAACCTGTTTGTGCAGATCTACCGCCAGGATGGCGAGCGGGTCGCGCTCTCCTCGAACATGCCCGAGTCGCTGGTGCCCGACCTTGAGCTGGACAGTAAATCATTCCAGGCGGCCATGGGCAACACAGCGGTGGCCCACACCGCGCTGCATGGCACCGTGCGCATGCGCGAGTGGGTGATGCCGCTCACCTTCCGGGGCGAGGTCGTGGGCGTCATCCAGGTGGTGCGCTCCATGCGCGAGATCGACGAGGTGCTGCAGCTGTTCGCCTACTCGCTGCTGGGCGGCGGCCTGATCGTGCTGATCGCCGCCGCGCGGGGTGGCGCGTGGCTCACCAGCGCGGCCTTCATGCCGATCAACGAGATCGCTGACACCACCCAGAGCATTGTGCGTGCCGAGGACTTGACCCGCCGCGTGCCTGTGCCCGTGGCTCAGGATGAGCTGCACCGCCTGACGCTCACCATCAACGACATGCTGGCGCGCCTCGACCAGCAGTTCCAGGCCCAGCGCCGCTTCATCGCCGATGTCTCGCACGAGCTGCGCACGCCGCTGGCTGCCATGCGCGGCAATATCGAGGTGCTCGATCGCGGTGCCGCGCGCGACCCCGCGCTGCTCTCCGAGTCGCTGGCCGACATGCGCAGCGAGGTCAACCGGCTCATTCGCCTAGTGAACGACCTGCTGCTGCTGGCCCAGAGCGAGTCGGGGCTGGAGATGCGCCACGAGCCGGTGGAGCTGGACACGCTGCTGCTGGAGGTGCACCGTGAGCTGCGCCCGCTGGCGCTGGGCGTCACGCTGCGGCTGGGTAGCGAGGATCAGGTGAGCGTGATGGGCGACCGCGACCGGCTGAAGCAGGCCCTGCTGAATCTGGCGGTGAATGCCATCCAGCACACCCCATCCGGCGGCAGCGTGACGCTGAACCTAGCCTCGCAGGGCGAGTTTGCCGCGATCAGCGTGGTGGACACCGGCTACGGCATCGCCCCCGAGGATCTGCCCCATATCTTCGAGCGCTTCTACCGCGCCGATCAGGCCCGCACGCGGGTGCGTGGCGGCGCGGGCCTGGGGCTCTCGCTGGTGCACTGGATAGCTGACGCCCACGGCGGCACAGTGAGCGTCGAGAGCACCATGGGCGCGGGCAGCACCTTCACCCTGCGCATCCCGCGCATCCCGACACCCCTGGCGATTGTTGTGGATGACGAAGCAGAAATATAA